The following coding sequences are from one Chanos chanos chromosome 12, fChaCha1.1, whole genome shotgun sequence window:
- the LOC115825363 gene encoding hemicentin-1-like: MCLFGFVDQVLSCVMCSFGFLSLSLYLSSLSLVTADTCSLVLKPSSLTVRYGDPASATCFSLASSPEILGWTDPQQDRPAIVGRSLTWSVDTVTSWDLSPSIQCFTLSDLGEYCAVSLSIIIYKPPDSVSLRFVSGSGLMVEGNQYQLECEIQSVAPVQNLTVKWFRGKTLLNESNVSEFSVTGNIHENVTVTDRYTITASRDDHGVQYKCEAELKLGLPESLKQQSEPLNMTVLYGPEVTCPNRIRVRDSFNCTVVGYPIPVVSWFNAHQRMENPGSLLTDVGNYTVRAQSILGNSTHVIEVVDFSDSGSVHLTCGCGVVVLLVSLLTHSL; this comes from the exons atgtgtttgtttgggttcgTGGACCAGGTGCTcagttgtgtgatgtgttcgTTTGGGTTCCTCAGCCTCAGCCTGTACCTTTCTTCGCTTTCTCTGG TGACTGCAGACACATGTTCTCTGGTTCTGAAACCATCCAGTCTGACAGTGAGGTACGGGGACCCTGCCTCCGccacctgtttctctctggccaGTTCCCCCGAAATCCTTGGCTGGACGGACCCACAGCAAGACAGGCCAGCCATTGTGGGCAGGAGCCTAACCTGGAGCGTGGATACTGTGACGTCCTGggacctctctccctccatccagtGCTTCACGTTGTCAGATTTGGGAGAATATTGCGCGGTTTCTCTCAGTATCATTATTTACA agccTCCAGACAGTGTATCTCTCCGTTTTGTGAGTGGATCTGGTCTAATGGTTGAGGGGAATCAGTACCAGCTGGAGTGTGAGATCCAAAGTGTGGCTCCTGTTCAGAACCTCACAGTGAAATGgttcagaggaaaaacattgCTGAATGAATCCAATGTCTCTGAGTTCTCTGTCACAGGCAACATTCATGAaaatgtgacagtgactgacagataTACCATCACAGCCAGTAGAGATGACCACGGAGTCCAGTATAAATGTGAAGCTGAACTAAAGCTGGGTTTGCCTGAATCCCTGAAACAACAGTCAGAACCCCTCAACAtgactgtgctct ATGGTCCAGAAGTCACCTGTCCAAACAGGATCAGGGTCAGAGACAGTTTTAACTGTACAGTCGTGGGGTATCCCATACCTGTAGTCAGCTGGTTCAATGCTCATCAGAGAATGGAAAATCCAGGTTCTCTGCTCACAGACGTTGGAAACTACACGGTCAGAGCACAAAGCATTTTGGGTAATTCCACCCATGTGATTGAGGTGGTGGACTTTTCTGACAGCG GCAGTGTGCACTTGACATGTGGGTGTGGTGTCGTAGTCTTGTTGGTGTCTTTGCTGACTCATTCGTTATGA